The following is a genomic window from Candidatus Vondammii sp. HM_W22.
GATACATTGCTATCCGAGATCGATATGATCTCCGCCGTCTCCGGCGGCAGTATTACAGCGGCCTATTTTGGCCTCTATGGCAATCAGCTGTTCAGGAATTTCAAACATGAGTTTCTCGAGAGAGATGTCACCAGAGAATTGAGGAACATGCTGATCTCACCGGAGACACTCTCCCGGCGTAGCTCGGACACTTTTGGCTCAGGCGACATTCTGGATGAGTATTTTCGTCAGCGGCTCTTCGGTACCGCTCCACTGCGCGAACTGGTGGACAACAACGGGCCCTTTGTTCAGGTCAATGCCACCGATCTGTTCAAGGGGAGTCGATTCGATTTTACCGCGGAACAGTTTGCACTGATCTGCTCCGATGTCGGTGGTTTCCCGGTATCCCGAGCGGTGGCAGCATCCAGTGCCGTACCTATCATTTTTTCCCCAATCACCCTGGTCAACCGCGCAGGAAGCTGCAACTATACGCCGCCGGAATGGCTCAACCAAGGACTTCAGGCCAAGGGAAAAAACAACCGGCTCTACCGTGCAGCCTCACAACTCAATATCTATCTTGATCAGGCGGCACACCCCTACATCCACCTGCTGGATGGTGGCCTCGCCGACAACCTGGGACTGCGCGCGATCATGGACCGAATTCTGGTGGAAGATGGTCTCTGGAGCACCCTCAATCGCTTCAACCAGCAGGATGCCAAGCATATCGTGCTGATCATCGTCGATGCCTCGGCCCTGCCCCCTTCGGAATGGGAACAGTCAGACACATCACCGCCACTCTCCGCCATACTGGATGCGGCAACCACGGCGCCCCTGGCCAATTACAATTTTGAGACCGTGGAATATATGCGCAGCAATCTGCCTGAATGGACCAACGAGGTAAAGCAAGCGCGCTGCAAAAACAACAGAAACTGCGTAGCCCCGAAGTTCTATTTTATTCAGTTGCATCTCGAAGATATCGCCAATCCTAGGACAAGAAAACGCCTCACCTCGGTCCCAACCGACTTTTCCCTGCCACCGGGTATTGCAAATGAGCTGATCAGTACCGGCCATCAGTTGCTACAGAATCACCCTGAGTACCAGCGGTTATTGAAAAATATCCACGAAAACAGATAACAGCAAAATTTATTTGTAAGTTCTCAATAAGGTTGCGTGCGATAAAGAGCATAGCACTACTACTTCCAAGAGACGCTGTGAATAGATCCCTGGCCGCTTCCGGCATACTGCCTTATGCGACACATGGGTATAACCTTACACTGCGTACGCTTGAAAGCGGCATCCCTGTCGCCAGCACTCGGCACAAACCCTCTCATCAATGTTTGTACGGTGTTATAGAGAAATTACAGCGACATCTCGAGATCATCCATTATCTTGACCAGACCAGCCTGGGCGCAGGCTTCATCTATTTTTCCTGATGGGGCACCGCTGACACCCACGCCACCCAGGAGATTTCCGCCTGCCTGTATCGGCACACCGCCATCGGACATCAGCAAACCCTGCACCCGACCGATAGGCGTTTTGGCCTGAGCACCAAGACCTGACGTCTTGGCGTTGAAATTAGCAGCCGTATAGGCTTTCTGACGACTGATCATCAGCGTGATAGTAGGAGCAAGCGTATCGCGCAATGTCACCTGCACGGTACCATTGCGATCCACAACGGTTACGCCAATCTGAATCCCCTCTTTTCGGCAGGCTTCGACCGCCCCCTGGGCAATGGTCAGGGCTGACTCCATGGT
Proteins encoded in this region:
- a CDS encoding patatin-like phospholipase family protein, translating into MLALLFLLLTGCASNAHYPVNPPLARFDGPRTIPNLAAKNNGQILLALTFSGGGSRASALSYGVLEELANTPYGPGKGQQDTLLSEIDMISAVSGGSITAAYFGLYGNQLFRNFKHEFLERDVTRELRNMLISPETLSRRSSDTFGSGDILDEYFRQRLFGTAPLRELVDNNGPFVQVNATDLFKGSRFDFTAEQFALICSDVGGFPVSRAVAASSAVPIIFSPITLVNRAGSCNYTPPEWLNQGLQAKGKNNRLYRAASQLNIYLDQAAHPYIHLLDGGLADNLGLRAIMDRILVEDGLWSTLNRFNQQDAKHIVLIIVDASALPPSEWEQSDTSPPLSAILDAATTAPLANYNFETVEYMRSNLPEWTNEVKQARCKNNRNCVAPKFYFIQLHLEDIANPRTRKRLTSVPTDFSLPPGIANELISTGHQLLQNHPEYQRLLKNIHENR
- a CDS encoding GlcG/HbpS family heme-binding protein, producing the protein MIKQVVALAVLCAMPFTLMADEDAPMMLMVQRLTMESALTIAQGAVEACRKEGIQIGVTVVDRNGTVQVTLRDTLAPTITLMISRQKAYTAANFNAKTSGLGAQAKTPIGRVQGLLMSDGGVPIQAGGNLLGGVGVSGAPSGKIDEACAQAGLVKIMDDLEMSL